In one Streptomyces sp. T12 genomic region, the following are encoded:
- a CDS encoding FxLYD domain-containing protein — protein MPGHRTRWTTAAILTATATVAATLTLTSCSDDDTPSSVASKAASAFASATAEAGHRLDDIKGGIDAKDAVSLGDPTTNADGRTTVEVTAENTTDSTKSFGVQINFRDEDGNLLDAAVVTVSDVAAGQTGTGTARSTRDLGGEVKAEVARALRY, from the coding sequence ATGCCCGGTCACCGAACGCGGTGGACGACAGCCGCGATCCTCACGGCGACCGCCACCGTGGCCGCCACCCTCACCCTGACCTCCTGCAGCGACGACGACACGCCCTCCTCGGTGGCCAGCAAGGCGGCATCGGCCTTCGCCTCGGCGACGGCGGAGGCGGGCCATCGGCTGGACGACATCAAGGGCGGCATCGACGCCAAGGACGCGGTGAGCCTGGGCGACCCGACGACCAACGCGGACGGCCGTACGACCGTGGAGGTCACGGCGGAGAACACGACCGACTCGACGAAGTCCTTCGGCGTACAGATCAACTTCCGCGACGAGGACGGCAATCTGCTGGACGCGGCCGTGGTGACCGTCTCGGACGTGGCAGCGGGCCAGACCGGCACGGGCACGGCACGCAGCACGCGCGACCTGGGCGGTGAGGTGAAGGCGGAGGTGGCCAGGGCCCTGCGCTACTGA
- a CDS encoding DUF6479 family protein — MSTATFVLAATSSEVLNVIAAFAGGLFIAGALIWAVSLGMRVRDRELPRPRPDEQPHLPDTGPVHEMREIREPDEVPHAEGRERLLPHELHHAGSKRSEDQHRRRWLPGKSGAFGGGGLGHG, encoded by the coding sequence ATGAGTACGGCGACGTTTGTACTAGCGGCCACGTCGAGTGAAGTACTCAACGTGATCGCCGCTTTCGCGGGTGGCCTGTTCATCGCAGGCGCACTGATCTGGGCCGTTTCGCTCGGCATGCGGGTCCGCGACCGAGAACTGCCGCGGCCGCGCCCCGACGAGCAGCCGCACCTTCCCGACACCGGTCCGGTCCATGAGATGCGCGAGATCAGGGAACCGGACGAAGTGCCGCACGCGGAGGGCAGGGAACGGCTCCTGCCGCACGAACTGCACCACGCGGGCAGCAAACGCAGCGAGGACCAGCACCGCAGGCGATGGCTGCCCGGAAAGAGCGGAGCCTTCGGCGGGGGCGGGCTGGGGCACGGCTGA
- a CDS encoding VOC family protein, whose translation MSDAPAEPPVRELRLVVTAADYDEALRFYRDVLGLPERAAFSSPDGRVTILDAGRATLELTDPNHAEFIDEVEVGRRVAGHIRVAFQVDDSTATTARLAAAGAEVLAEPTRTPWNSLNSRLEGPGALQLTLFTELDELDGPDKPDGSDGSDDAAERA comes from the coding sequence ATGTCCGACGCACCGGCCGAACCCCCCGTACGCGAACTCCGCCTGGTGGTCACGGCGGCCGACTACGACGAGGCGTTGCGCTTCTACCGGGACGTGCTCGGCCTCCCCGAGCGCGCCGCGTTCTCCTCCCCCGACGGCCGGGTCACGATCCTCGACGCCGGCCGGGCCACGCTGGAGCTGACCGACCCGAACCACGCCGAGTTCATCGACGAGGTCGAGGTCGGCCGACGGGTGGCAGGCCACATCCGGGTCGCCTTCCAGGTGGACGACTCCACGGCCACCACGGCCAGGCTGGCGGCAGCAGGAGCGGAGGTCCTCGCGGAACCCACCCGCACCCCCTGGAACTCCCTCAACTCACGCCTCGAAGGCCCCGGTGCCCTCCAGCTGACGCTCTTCACGGAGCTGGATGAGCTGGACGGGCCGGATAAGCCGGACGGGTCGGACGGGTCGGATGACGCCGCTGAACGCGCGTAG
- a CDS encoding response regulator transcription factor, which produces MSQQDGGRSRTTAGVIRLVIVDDQDMVRSGFAALLCAQSDIDVVGEAPDGALGVEICCRTHPDVVLMDVRMPGMNGLEAARHLLDPPPGVTHRPKVLMLTTFDLDDYVHEALAAGVSGFLLKDAPVAELLHAVRVVAAGDALLAPSVTRRLIEDFTRRRPARRRETRLKLNGLTPRERDVLYLVARGLSNTEIAGELVVAEQTVKTHMTRLLAKLDARDRARLVIFAYESGLVSPEDGS; this is translated from the coding sequence ATGTCACAGCAGGACGGCGGCCGGTCCCGTACGACGGCCGGTGTGATCCGGCTCGTCATCGTCGACGACCAGGACATGGTGCGCTCCGGGTTCGCCGCCCTGCTCTGTGCGCAGAGCGACATCGACGTGGTCGGCGAGGCCCCCGACGGCGCGCTCGGCGTCGAGATCTGCTGTCGTACGCATCCCGACGTGGTGCTGATGGACGTACGGATGCCCGGCATGAACGGGCTGGAGGCCGCCCGGCACCTCCTCGACCCGCCGCCCGGTGTCACGCACCGCCCGAAGGTGCTGATGCTCACGACCTTCGACCTCGACGACTACGTGCACGAGGCGCTGGCCGCCGGCGTGAGCGGCTTCCTCCTCAAGGACGCCCCGGTCGCCGAACTCCTGCACGCCGTACGGGTGGTGGCGGCCGGCGACGCGCTGCTCGCCCCGTCGGTGACCCGCCGCCTCATCGAGGACTTCACCCGGCGCCGCCCCGCCCGCCGCAGGGAGACCCGCCTGAAGCTGAACGGTCTCACCCCGCGCGAGAGGGACGTCCTGTATCTGGTCGCGCGGGGTCTGTCGAACACCGAGATCGCCGGTGAACTGGTCGTGGCCGAGCAGACCGTCAAGACGCACATGACACGTCTCCTGGCCAAGCTCGACGCCCGCGACCGGGCCCGACTCGTCATCTTCGCCTACGAGTCGGGGCTGGTGAGCCCGGAGGACGGGTCCTGA
- a CDS encoding class I SAM-dependent methyltransferase encodes MNAQQPQQPQRPQQIDLDHISDLYRTYADDLDRVREEQRRLLAPPKPMKAQLDDIEAEITYLLLRESRPETVVEIGTFHGWSTTWILQALRDNGTGHLHSYDITDNVVRGVPDHLCTGRWTFTQGDARENLAKIPDAADFLFIDAAHSARFARWYVQYLFPRLTPGIPVCVHDVFHGSRALPFTEGAVVLRRLSERGTPYFTASRAHAPEIYDRLREVKRSVALGLPLRDSHHNPMIFFNLP; translated from the coding sequence ATGAATGCGCAACAGCCCCAACAGCCCCAACGGCCCCAGCAGATCGACCTCGACCACATCAGCGACCTCTACCGCACCTACGCCGACGACCTCGACCGCGTCCGCGAGGAGCAGCGCCGGCTGCTCGCGCCCCCGAAGCCGATGAAGGCGCAACTCGACGACATCGAGGCGGAGATCACCTACCTCCTGCTGCGCGAGAGCCGCCCCGAGACGGTCGTGGAGATCGGCACCTTCCACGGCTGGTCCACGACCTGGATACTCCAGGCCTTGCGGGACAACGGCACCGGCCACCTCCACTCGTACGACATCACGGACAACGTCGTACGGGGCGTTCCGGACCATCTCTGCACCGGCCGCTGGACCTTCACCCAGGGCGACGCCCGCGAGAACCTCGCGAAGATCCCCGACGCAGCCGACTTCCTCTTCATCGACGCGGCGCACTCCGCGCGCTTCGCCCGCTGGTACGTCCAGTACCTGTTCCCGCGCCTGACGCCGGGCATCCCGGTCTGCGTCCACGACGTCTTCCACGGCAGCCGGGCGCTGCCGTTCACGGAGGGCGCGGTGGTGCTGCGCCGGCTGAGCGAGCGCGGGACGCCGTACTTCACGGCGTCCCGCGCTCATGCCCCGGAGATCTACGACCGCCTGAGGGAGGTCAAGCGGTCCGTGGCGCTCGGGCTGCCCCTGCGGGACAGCCACCACAACCCCATGATCTTCTTCAATCTGCCCTAG
- a CDS encoding MFS transporter, giving the protein MSHALTRPADAERKSAAPNAIVAVLALAGIVVSLMQTLVIPIVPELPRLLDASASNTAWAVTATLLAAAVATPVVGRLGDMIGKRRMLLTSIVLLVAGSVVCALADSLVPMIIGRTLQGLAAAVVPLGISIMRDALPPERLAGSTALMSASLGVGGALGLPAAAFIADNWDWHILFWTSAALGALAFLLVLLIVPESKVRTGGRFDLVGSLGLSAGLVSLLLAVSKGGDWGWTSGTTLGLGAAAVVILLAWGWWQLRAAQPLVDLRTTAKPQVLFTNLASVALGFSMFAMSLVLPQLLQLPEQTGYGLGRSMLTVGLVLAPQGLVMMAMSAVSAAVTKAKGPKVTLMIGALIVAAGYGLNIVLMSEVWHLILVSCIIGAGVGFTYGALPALIMGAVAPSETAAANSLNTLMRSLGTSFASAIAGVILAQMTTDFGGYALPSENGFKVVMAIGAGAALLAFALATLIPRQRTAATADRPSAEGESGRAVVKAGQGG; this is encoded by the coding sequence ATGTCCCACGCCCTCACCCGCCCCGCCGACGCGGAGAGGAAGTCCGCCGCGCCGAACGCCATCGTGGCGGTGCTGGCCCTCGCCGGGATCGTCGTCTCGCTGATGCAGACCCTGGTGATCCCGATCGTCCCGGAGCTGCCGAGGCTGCTGGACGCCTCGGCGTCCAACACCGCCTGGGCGGTCACCGCGACGCTGCTCGCCGCCGCCGTCGCCACACCGGTCGTGGGCCGCCTCGGCGACATGATCGGCAAGCGGCGGATGCTGCTGACCAGCATCGTCCTGCTGGTCGCCGGCTCGGTGGTGTGCGCGCTCGCCGACTCCCTCGTCCCGATGATCATCGGTCGCACCCTGCAGGGCCTCGCCGCCGCCGTCGTACCGCTCGGCATCAGCATCATGCGCGACGCGCTGCCGCCCGAGCGGCTGGCCGGGTCGACCGCGCTGATGAGCGCCTCGCTCGGCGTGGGAGGTGCGCTGGGCCTGCCCGCCGCCGCGTTCATCGCCGACAACTGGGACTGGCACATCCTGTTCTGGACCTCGGCCGCGCTGGGCGCCCTGGCCTTCCTACTGGTCCTGCTGATCGTGCCCGAGTCCAAGGTGCGCACCGGCGGCCGTTTCGACCTGGTCGGCTCGCTCGGCCTGTCCGCCGGACTGGTCTCGCTGCTGCTGGCCGTCTCCAAGGGCGGTGACTGGGGCTGGACCAGCGGCACCACCCTCGGCCTGGGCGCCGCCGCGGTCGTGATCCTGCTGGCCTGGGGCTGGTGGCAGCTGCGGGCCGCCCAGCCGCTGGTCGACCTGCGCACCACCGCCAAGCCCCAGGTGCTGTTCACCAACCTCGCCTCGGTCGCGCTCGGCTTCTCGATGTTCGCCATGTCGCTCGTCCTGCCGCAACTCCTCCAGCTGCCCGAGCAGACCGGCTACGGCCTCGGCCGGTCCATGCTGACCGTCGGCCTGGTGCTCGCGCCGCAGGGCCTGGTGATGATGGCCATGTCCGCCGTCTCCGCGGCCGTCACGAAGGCCAAGGGCCCCAAGGTCACCCTGATGATCGGCGCGCTGATCGTGGCCGCCGGGTACGGCCTGAACATCGTGCTGATGAGCGAGGTGTGGCACCTGATCCTGGTCTCCTGCATCATCGGCGCCGGCGTCGGCTTCACCTACGGCGCCCTGCCCGCCCTGATCATGGGCGCCGTCGCCCCCTCCGAGACGGCCGCCGCCAACAGCCTGAACACCCTGATGCGCTCCCTGGGCACCTCGTTCGCCAGCGCCATCGCGGGCGTCATCCTGGCCCAGATGACCACCGACTTCGGCGGCTACGCCCTGCCCTCGGAGAACGGCTTCAAGGTCGTCATGGCCATCGGCGCGGGAGCGGCCCTGCTGGCCTTCGCCCTCGCCACGCTCATCCCGAGGCAGCGCACCGCCGCCACCGCCGACCGGCCGTCCGCCGAGGGCGAGTCCGGGCGGGCTGTCGTCAAGGCAGGTCAGGGCGGCTAG
- a CDS encoding sensor histidine kinase: MAPPLIDNVQQLARWPGVLLAGVSWAALMWRHRRPRTTVLVTTLGAMAMAGLGYLLTVLLLGPLMIALYSLALRTDRRTANAFAFTGIALLIGTTLIFDPYDEPLSLKLLGPAAWLLLPTALGTMARLRGAYLEAVQARAEHAERTREEEARRRVAEERMRIARDLHDVVAHHLVLANLQAGAVARMLPGRPAEAGRITDELTRTTVSALRELKATVGLLRHHTDDADDHARPTPGLDRLPELTDSFEGAGLKVTVTTEGQPRPLSAGADLTAYRIVQEALTNVTKHAADRAAEVRLSYGADRLVLVVSNGGRAGQPADSLVGSGGYGSGGYGLLGMRERARSVGGRIRMGHRPEGGFEVVTELPLPPH, from the coding sequence ATGGCCCCTCCCCTGATCGACAACGTGCAGCAGCTGGCGCGGTGGCCCGGGGTGCTGCTGGCCGGTGTCTCGTGGGCGGCGTTGATGTGGCGCCACCGCCGGCCGCGCACCACCGTGCTGGTGACCACCCTGGGCGCCATGGCGATGGCCGGGCTCGGCTACCTCCTCACCGTCCTGCTGCTCGGGCCGCTGATGATCGCCCTGTACAGCCTGGCGCTGCGCACGGACCGGCGTACCGCGAACGCCTTCGCCTTCACCGGCATCGCCCTGCTGATCGGCACGACCCTGATCTTCGACCCCTACGACGAACCCCTGTCCCTCAAGCTGCTCGGCCCCGCCGCCTGGCTGCTGCTGCCCACCGCGCTCGGCACCATGGCCCGGCTGCGCGGCGCCTACCTGGAGGCCGTGCAGGCCCGGGCCGAGCACGCCGAGCGCACCCGGGAGGAGGAGGCCCGGCGCCGGGTCGCGGAGGAGCGCATGCGCATCGCCCGTGATCTGCACGACGTCGTCGCCCACCACCTCGTCCTGGCCAACCTCCAGGCCGGCGCCGTGGCCCGCATGCTCCCCGGCCGGCCGGCGGAGGCCGGGCGGATCACCGACGAGCTGACCCGTACGACCGTCTCGGCCCTGCGCGAGCTCAAGGCCACCGTCGGCCTGCTGCGGCACCACACCGACGACGCCGACGACCACGCGCGGCCCACCCCGGGGCTCGACCGGCTCCCCGAGCTCACGGACTCCTTCGAGGGCGCCGGGCTCAAGGTGACCGTCACGACCGAGGGGCAGCCTCGGCCGCTGTCCGCGGGTGCGGACCTCACGGCGTACCGGATCGTGCAGGAGGCGCTGACCAACGTCACCAAGCACGCCGCCGACCGTGCGGCCGAGGTGCGGCTGTCGTACGGCGCCGACCGGCTGGTGCTGGTCGTCAGCAACGGCGGCCGGGCCGGGCAGCCCGCCGACTCCCTTGTCGGGAGCGGTGGTTACGGGAGCGGTGGTTACGGCCTCCTCGGGATGCGTGAACGCGCGCGGTCCGTCGGCGGCCGGATCCGCATGGGGCATCGGCCCGAGGGCGGCTTCGAGGTGGTCACCGAGCTGCCGTTGCCGCCCCACTGA
- a CDS encoding zinc-binding dehydrogenase, which translates to MATMKTVRTGAKNEIDVVDVERPTPGPRDALVRIRACGICGTDTFFLHLGGTPLGADGSMRSLPLGHEPAGEIVEAGAEVSALKVGDRVVVNPQGVPSGIIGCGGAHGAMSEFLLIEEAEVGRNLAVFPGHVPFDVAALNEPMAVARHCVNRSEATPADKVVVFGAGPIGLGAAIWLKLRGVEHVVVVDIIPERLETALAVGADAVVNSAQENVTERLTELHGQAANALGQPRAGTDIYIDAAGAPAVFQAVVDSAKWGAKMVMVAVQKKSDAIDLGGMLRSELTLIASQGYPTEIFEVTAELAEHHERFARLISHRVPFSAVEEAFGLAMTPGAAEKVVVTFDA; encoded by the coding sequence ATGGCAACGATGAAGACCGTCCGGACCGGCGCCAAGAACGAGATCGACGTCGTCGACGTCGAGCGCCCCACCCCCGGCCCCCGGGACGCCCTGGTGCGGATCCGCGCCTGCGGCATCTGCGGCACCGACACCTTCTTCCTGCACCTAGGCGGCACGCCCCTCGGCGCCGACGGCTCGATGCGCTCCCTCCCCCTCGGCCATGAGCCCGCCGGCGAGATCGTCGAGGCCGGCGCCGAGGTCAGCGCGCTGAAGGTCGGCGACCGCGTGGTCGTCAACCCGCAGGGCGTGCCCTCCGGGATCATCGGGTGCGGCGGCGCGCACGGGGCCATGAGCGAGTTCCTGCTGATCGAGGAGGCGGAGGTCGGCAGAAACCTGGCCGTCTTCCCAGGTCACGTGCCCTTCGACGTCGCCGCCCTCAACGAGCCGATGGCCGTCGCCCGGCACTGTGTCAACCGCTCCGAGGCGACGCCGGCCGACAAGGTGGTCGTCTTCGGAGCCGGGCCCATCGGACTGGGCGCCGCCATCTGGCTGAAGCTGCGCGGAGTCGAGCACGTGGTCGTCGTCGACATCATCCCGGAGCGGCTGGAGACCGCACTGGCCGTCGGTGCCGACGCCGTCGTCAACTCGGCGCAGGAGAACGTCACCGAGCGGCTCACCGAGCTGCACGGCCAGGCCGCCAACGCGCTCGGCCAGCCCCGCGCCGGCACCGACATCTACATCGACGCCGCCGGTGCGCCCGCCGTGTTCCAGGCCGTCGTCGACTCCGCCAAGTGGGGCGCCAAGATGGTCATGGTCGCCGTACAGAAGAAGTCCGACGCCATCGATCTCGGCGGGATGCTCCGCAGTGAGCTCACGCTCATCGCCTCCCAGGGGTATCCCACCGAGATCTTCGAGGTCACCGCCGAGCTTGCCGAGCATCATGAGCGGTTCGCGCGGCTGATCAGCCACCGCGTGCCCTTCTCGGCGGTGGAGGAGGCGTTCGGGCTGGCCATGACGCCGGGGGCCGCGGAGAAGGTCGTCGTCACCTTCGACGCATAG
- a CDS encoding MarR family winged helix-turn-helix transcriptional regulator, protein MAAPSSEAALPVPADIVEIEKCLTRVAYLAGRARQHEYLMAMAGLTLDRAAVAILRRLAETEPMRPGVLAGLLAVEASHVTRQVQQLERAGYVVRAADPHDRRAQRLELTEAGRAAVDRFREASRVGMRMALADWSDDDLRRLAELFHRLVDDFVTHAEVAADPALGLSAPTA, encoded by the coding sequence ATGGCCGCACCGTCATCCGAAGCAGCGTTGCCCGTCCCGGCGGACATCGTGGAGATCGAGAAGTGCCTGACCCGCGTCGCTTACCTGGCGGGCCGGGCGAGACAGCACGAATACCTGATGGCCATGGCCGGTCTGACCCTCGACCGGGCCGCCGTGGCGATCCTGCGCCGCCTCGCCGAAACCGAACCCATGCGGCCCGGCGTGCTGGCGGGGCTGCTGGCGGTGGAGGCGTCCCATGTCACGCGCCAGGTACAGCAGTTGGAGCGGGCCGGCTATGTGGTCAGGGCCGCGGACCCGCACGACCGGCGGGCCCAGCGCCTCGAACTCACCGAGGCGGGCAGGGCGGCCGTGGACCGCTTCCGGGAGGCGAGCCGCGTCGGTATGCGTATGGCGCTGGCCGACTGGTCCGACGACGACCTGCGGCGGTTGGCCGAACTCTTCCACCGCTTGGTCGACGACTTCGTCACCCACGCCGAGGTGGCGGCCGACCCGGCCCTGGGCCTGTCCGCCCCCACTGCCTGA
- a CDS encoding response regulator transcription factor has translation MNANLSNLLEKPSPPRGDGQRVLVVADDPGDSELLSTTLELAGYRVGTAGTGAEGMSRLTEHRFDLAVWDAVLLPHLARLPPISRSLQTSRSLQTSPSPRAAPLPSHPPLLFLTTCDSLHRLVPELGPGEKDYVTKPLRIAEVLARVDVLLRRRRPERQAAQPRYGDLVLDDATCRARRGTRALDLTPAEYRLLRHLLVNAECVLSKEQIGRHVWDDFRANEAIEKLVSRLRRKVDREPGEPALIHTRRGFGYWLGGAG, from the coding sequence ATGAACGCGAACCTCTCGAACCTCCTGGAAAAACCCTCGCCGCCACGCGGGGACGGACAGCGGGTCCTGGTCGTCGCCGACGATCCGGGAGACAGTGAACTGCTCAGCACCACCCTGGAGTTGGCCGGCTACCGGGTCGGCACGGCGGGCACCGGCGCCGAGGGGATGAGCCGGCTCACGGAGCACCGCTTCGACCTGGCGGTGTGGGACGCCGTACTGCTCCCTCACCTCGCGCGTCTGCCCCCGATCTCCCGCTCCCTCCAGACCTCCCGTTCCCTCCAGACTTCCCCCTCCCCCCGCGCCGCCCCGCTCCCGAGCCACCCCCCGCTGCTCTTCCTCACCACCTGCGACTCCCTCCACCGCCTCGTCCCCGAACTCGGCCCGGGCGAGAAGGACTACGTCACCAAGCCGCTGCGTATCGCGGAGGTCCTGGCGAGAGTCGACGTCCTGCTGCGCCGCCGACGCCCCGAACGGCAGGCGGCCCAGCCCCGCTACGGCGACCTCGTCCTGGACGACGCGACCTGCCGCGCCCGCCGCGGCACACGGGCCCTCGACCTCACCCCCGCCGAGTACCGCCTGCTGCGGCATCTGCTCGTCAACGCCGAGTGCGTGCTGTCGAAGGAGCAGATCGGCCGGCATGTCTGGGACGACTTCCGGGCCAACGAGGCGATCGAGAAGCTGGTTTCGCGGCTGCGCCGCAAGGTGGACCGCGAACCCGGGGAGCCGGCTCTGATCCATACGCGCCGTGGCTTCGGGTACTGGCTCGGCGGCGCCGGCTGA
- a CDS encoding right-handed parallel beta-helix repeat-containing protein yields MADLRVGPVVSARAVRAVRAVTAAAATAVVVAGGTWAAPPPASAAGGRPVAQQLYVAPWGNDAWPGTSERPFATPARAQREVRGRTAGMSSDIVVNLRGGTYRLTAPLRMSRDAGDSGRGGHRVVYQAYGFGTSYEEPVTLSGGRTVAGWRPDPRREGVWRADVGDLDTRQLYVGGKRAARAGLGSGLPGKVRTTATGYTTTSGIPRSWRNPGDLELLYRFDYAEGRCGVQGVSRGPGNRTTVTMDKACWKLARDLYGKESLGAPSEVQNGPDFLHRPGSWYLDRSRPGRHQLLYRPTPGQDMSRTPVVAPELETLLSGTGVHDIAFRGLTFADATWLAPSEPAGFVAAWSMYMRPGEGGEMTALTVPGNVAFRTAERIAFQGNRFTRLGAQGLEFSENSSRNVVDGNVFTDISDGGIVLGVLPPDTKGTNRANRITDNWIHHIGADHHAASGIWDTGGSETTIAHNQVDHVPYTGILSGPSEDLRGLMRGNRITGNRVFATNRLLVDGGGIYLRGEQGTSHADGLVVSDNAVTDSRYGVWNVGIYTDDSSNWMTVRHNAVYNYRASIGGCSEEWGNRPVRNVRYQGNFWDDAVPEWLPRRDYPGAWPPAPDCGDPHDLAFKANTRLTPADPVADCGARPACAAILDRAGPKASYQRRLGLH; encoded by the coding sequence ATGGCGGACCTGCGGGTCGGGCCGGTCGTATCGGCGAGGGCAGTGAGGGCAGTGAGGGCGGTGACGGCAGCGGCGGCGACAGCGGTTGTGGTGGCCGGGGGGACTTGGGCGGCCCCACCCCCGGCGTCGGCGGCGGGTGGGCGGCCGGTTGCGCAGCAGCTGTACGTGGCGCCCTGGGGGAATGACGCGTGGCCGGGCACGTCGGAGCGTCCGTTCGCGACGCCGGCCCGCGCCCAGCGGGAGGTGCGGGGCCGGACGGCCGGGATGAGCTCGGACATCGTGGTGAACCTGCGGGGTGGGACGTACCGGCTGACCGCTCCACTCAGGATGTCGCGGGACGCCGGGGACTCCGGCCGGGGCGGGCATCGCGTCGTCTATCAGGCGTACGGCTTCGGGACGTCGTACGAGGAGCCGGTGACGCTCAGCGGTGGACGGACCGTCGCCGGATGGCGGCCCGATCCGAGGCGCGAGGGGGTGTGGCGGGCGGACGTCGGGGATCTCGACACCCGTCAGCTCTACGTCGGCGGCAAGCGGGCCGCGCGGGCGGGCCTGGGGTCGGGACTGCCCGGCAAGGTGCGGACGACCGCCACCGGATACACCACCACCAGCGGGATTCCCCGGTCCTGGCGCAACCCCGGCGATCTGGAACTGCTGTACCGCTTCGACTACGCCGAGGGCCGCTGCGGTGTCCAGGGCGTCTCCCGCGGGCCGGGAAACAGGACCACGGTCACCATGGACAAGGCCTGCTGGAAACTCGCCCGCGACCTGTACGGCAAGGAATCCCTCGGCGCGCCCTCCGAGGTCCAGAACGGCCCGGACTTCCTGCACCGGCCGGGGAGCTGGTACCTCGACCGCTCCCGGCCCGGCCGCCATCAGCTGCTCTACCGGCCCACACCCGGTCAGGACATGAGCCGCACACCGGTGGTCGCCCCCGAGCTGGAGACCTTGCTCAGTGGGACCGGCGTGCACGACATCGCCTTCCGGGGACTGACGTTCGCCGACGCGACCTGGCTGGCGCCGAGCGAGCCCGCCGGGTTCGTCGCAGCTTGGAGCATGTACATGCGGCCGGGGGAGGGCGGGGAGATGACGGCGCTCACGGTGCCGGGCAACGTCGCCTTCCGCACCGCCGAGCGCATCGCCTTCCAGGGCAACCGGTTCACCCGACTCGGCGCGCAGGGGCTGGAGTTCTCCGAGAACAGCTCGCGCAACGTGGTGGACGGCAATGTCTTCACCGACATCTCGGACGGCGGCATCGTGCTGGGCGTCCTGCCGCCGGACACGAAGGGAACCAACCGCGCCAACCGGATCACCGACAACTGGATCCACCACATCGGAGCCGACCACCACGCGGCCTCCGGCATCTGGGACACCGGCGGCAGCGAGACGACCATCGCGCACAACCAGGTCGACCACGTGCCCTACACCGGCATCCTCTCCGGCCCCAGCGAGGACCTGCGCGGTCTCATGCGCGGCAACCGCATCACCGGCAACCGCGTCTTCGCCACCAACCGGCTGCTGGTCGACGGCGGCGGCATCTACCTGCGCGGCGAACAGGGCACCTCGCACGCCGACGGCCTGGTCGTCAGCGACAACGCGGTCACGGACAGCCGGTACGGGGTGTGGAACGTCGGCATCTACACCGACGACAGCAGCAACTGGATGACCGTGCGCCACAACGCCGTCTACAACTACCGTGCTTCGATCGGCGGTTGCAGCGAGGAGTGGGGCAACCGGCCGGTGCGGAACGTCCGTTACCAGGGCAACTTCTGGGACGACGCCGTCCCCGAATGGCTGCCCCGCCGGGACTACCCCGGAGCCTGGCCGCCCGCGCCCGACTGCGGCGACCCGCACGATCTCGCGTTCAAGGCCAACACCCGCCTGACCCCGGCCGACCCCGTCGCGGACTGCGGGGCCCGCCCCGCCTGCGCCGCGATCCTGGACCGGGCCGGACCGAAGGCGTCGTACCAGCGCCGGTTGGGCCTGCACTGA
- a CDS encoding DUF305 domain-containing protein — translation MTNTRTLTRRAALATTAVTAALVLAACGGTDHSDTASGGHTSPSASAGATADAAAGAHNDQDVSFAQGMIPHHQQAVQMADMAAGRASSAAVKDLASRIQKAQDPEIRTMSGWLKAWGEDVPSAMPGMDHSGGHSGGSGGSGDMAGMMDQKDMDELMKASGKAFDTLFLTMMVEHHEGAVEMATAEKTKGQYGPATKLAGDVVTAQTAEIAEMSKLLGKSGS, via the coding sequence ATGACCAACACCCGTACCCTGACCCGTCGCGCCGCCCTGGCCACGACGGCCGTCACCGCCGCTCTCGTCCTCGCCGCGTGCGGCGGTACCGACCACTCGGACACCGCCTCCGGCGGCCACACGTCGCCCTCGGCGAGCGCCGGCGCCACTGCCGACGCCGCGGCCGGCGCCCACAACGACCAGGACGTCTCCTTCGCGCAGGGCATGATCCCGCACCACCAGCAGGCCGTGCAGATGGCGGACATGGCCGCCGGGCGGGCCTCCTCCGCCGCGGTCAAGGACCTGGCCTCGCGCATCCAGAAGGCCCAGGACCCGGAGATCCGGACCATGTCGGGATGGCTGAAGGCCTGGGGTGAGGACGTGCCGTCGGCGATGCCCGGCATGGACCACTCCGGCGGTCACTCCGGTGGCTCCGGTGGCTCCGGCGACATGGCCGGGATGATGGACCAGAAGGACATGGACGAGCTGATGAAGGCGTCCGGCAAGGCCTTCGACACCCTGTTCCTGACCATGATGGTCGAGCACCACGAGGGCGCGGTGGAGATGGCGACGGCCGAGAAGACGAAGGGGCAGTACGGCCCCGCGACGAAGCTGGCCGGCGACGTCGTCACCGCCCAGACCGCCGAGATCGCGGAGATGAGCAAGCTGCTCGGCAAGAGCGGGAGCTGA